A stretch of Campylobacter showae DNA encodes these proteins:
- a CDS encoding CbrC family protein, with the protein MDKFREKYIALQKAFWGSNGGAASVLALYEFKDELEKCDEKEAKLVLVDVYELLGLKKSACELLGKICDPKDRKQLKKLGYLKQYVQNGDAGAIKRPKTASEAARQSKKLKSLPHFRYHPDPVKSGVLKDDVSVVCECCEQETDVYYCGHVYSESDVKYLCPHCIANGEAAAKFDASFIQDADPLPPSTSDAQAKTEELFKRTPGYFSWQGEHWLACCGDYCEFLGDVGTKELQEMGITDEVFEEYALHGEFAVEDVQSYLVAGGDMAGYLFRCIRCDKYKIYVDAS; encoded by the coding sequence ATGGATAAATTTAGAGAAAAATATATCGCGCTTCAAAAGGCGTTTTGGGGCTCAAACGGCGGCGCGGCGAGCGTTTTGGCGCTGTATGAGTTCAAAGACGAGCTTGAAAAATGCGATGAAAAAGAGGCAAAGCTCGTGCTGGTGGATGTTTACGAGCTACTGGGACTCAAAAAGAGCGCGTGCGAGCTACTCGGCAAAATTTGCGATCCGAAGGATAGAAAGCAACTCAAAAAGCTCGGCTATCTGAAGCAGTATGTGCAAAACGGCGACGCGGGAGCGATAAAGCGTCCCAAAACCGCGAGCGAAGCGGCGCGCCAAAGCAAAAAGCTAAAAAGCCTGCCTCATTTTCGCTATCACCCCGATCCCGTTAAATCGGGCGTGCTTAAGGACGATGTAAGCGTGGTTTGCGAGTGCTGCGAGCAGGAGACGGACGTTTATTATTGCGGTCACGTTTATAGCGAAAGCGACGTGAAATACCTCTGCCCGCACTGCATAGCTAACGGTGAGGCTGCGGCGAAATTTGACGCTAGCTTCATCCAGGACGCAGATCCTCTGCCGCCTAGCACTTCGGACGCGCAGGCTAAAACCGAGGAGCTTTTTAAAAGGACGCCCGGATATTTTAGCTGGCAGGGAGAGCACTGGCTTGCTTGTTGCGGCGATTACTGCGAGTTTTTGGGCGACGTGGGCACAAAGGAGCTGCAGGAGATGGGTATTACCGACGAAGTCTTTGAGGAGTACGCCCTGCACGGCGAATTTGCGGTAGAGGACGTGCAGAGTTACCTCGTCGCAGGAGGCGATATGGCAGGCTATCTGTTTCGCTGCATCCGCTGCGACAAGTATAAAATTTATGTCGATGCGAGCTAA
- a CDS encoding SseB family protein has product MNENLNDFIEAFLLDGGEQSEKALIAALKKAEFLAPVLINQALAKPDGSAVYEEEGSNIKFVLLEDEESGLSYFSAFSSRGEMMRWRNDAEQEAINLRLKDYAAMLESAEGKYAGVVIDAFSHSLILDLAKLKAICTE; this is encoded by the coding sequence ATGAACGAAAATTTAAACGATTTCATAGAGGCATTTTTACTAGACGGCGGCGAGCAAAGCGAAAAGGCACTAATCGCGGCGCTAAAAAAGGCTGAGTTTTTGGCTCCCGTACTCATAAATCAAGCCCTAGCAAAACCAGACGGCAGCGCGGTTTATGAAGAGGAGGGCTCAAATATCAAGTTTGTCCTACTAGAAGACGAGGAGAGCGGACTTAGCTATTTCTCGGCGTTTTCTAGCAGGGGCGAGATGATGAGATGGCGAAACGACGCCGAGCAGGAGGCGATAAATCTGCGCCTAAAAGACTACGCCGCTATGCTAGAAAGCGCTGAGGGCAAATATGCAGGCGTCGTGATAGACGCGTTTTCGCATAGTTTGATTTTAGATCTTGCTAAGCTCAAAGCGATCTGCACAGAGTGA
- a CDS encoding FtsW/RodA/SpoVE family cell cycle protein, with product MIRLDRRILTHFDFVQPFLILPIIILSYILVSEANSILASKQLVYFGVGLALFLFFFLLPIRKIAWLIPLFYWICIVLLISVDLFGTSKLGAKRWLEFPFIHFTLQPSEIMKPALLLMLGYLIKQRPPEENGYGLKDFFRLSLYILLPFVLILKEPDLGTALILLIVGYAVLFIIGVNKKIWVVIFAGVLFSAPVIYENLHDYQKKRITDFLSEESNYHVRQSIIAIGSGGLKGKPKDEATQTHFKFLPISTSDFIFAYTIERYGFYGGLALLSFYGALIAHLLSLNYGLKDDYFTQTMASGIGILIFIYVSINIMMTIGFAPVVGIPLPFYSYGGSSFVTFMCLFGILQNLLAFRFDPTYRLVKFKI from the coding sequence TTGATAAGACTCGATAGGCGAATTTTAACCCATTTTGACTTCGTTCAGCCGTTTTTGATACTTCCTATTATTATTTTATCATACATTTTGGTTTCTGAGGCAAATTCTATCCTGGCTAGCAAGCAGCTTGTATATTTTGGCGTCGGTTTAGCATTGTTTTTATTTTTCTTTTTGCTTCCCATTCGCAAGATCGCCTGGCTCATACCGCTATTTTACTGGATTTGTATCGTGTTGCTTATTAGCGTAGATTTATTTGGCACGAGCAAACTGGGCGCAAAAAGATGGCTCGAGTTTCCTTTTATCCACTTTACGCTTCAGCCCTCAGAGATCATGAAGCCGGCGCTTCTTTTGATGCTAGGCTACCTCATTAAACAACGCCCGCCAGAGGAAAACGGCTACGGTCTTAAGGACTTTTTCCGCCTTAGCCTTTATATCCTTTTGCCTTTCGTCCTGATTTTAAAAGAGCCCGATCTTGGCACTGCACTGATACTACTCATCGTGGGCTATGCCGTACTTTTTATCATCGGTGTAAATAAAAAAATTTGGGTCGTAATATTTGCGGGAGTTTTATTCTCGGCGCCCGTGATCTACGAAAATTTGCACGATTATCAAAAAAAGCGCATTACCGATTTTTTAAGCGAAGAGTCCAACTACCACGTGCGTCAGAGCATCATCGCTATCGGCAGCGGCGGACTAAAGGGCAAGCCAAAAGACGAGGCGACGCAGACGCACTTTAAATTTTTGCCGATTTCTACTAGCGACTTTATTTTCGCGTACACGATCGAGCGATACGGATTTTACGGAGGGTTAGCGCTACTTAGCTTTTACGGAGCGCTGATAGCTCATCTGCTCAGCTTAAACTACGGGCTAAAGGATGATTATTTCACGCAAACGATGGCGTCTGGGATCGGGATACTTATCTTTATCTACGTGAGTATAAATATCATGATGACGATCGGCTTTGCGCCTGTGGTGGGCATTCCGCTGCCGTTTTACAGCTACGGCGGCAGTAGCTTCGTTACTTTTATGTGCCTTTTTGGGATTTTGCAAAATTTGCTCGCGTTTAGGTTTGATCCGACGTATAGGTTGGTTAAATTTAAAATTTAA
- a CDS encoding RluA family pseudouridine synthase, translated as MTEKEIKILDGAQARADAFLATELNVARNQALNLIKSGLVSLNGKPLNKPSVKLNLGDILRIKFEQSDPETTKFEAEFEVPIIYEDDDLLVLNKPANLVVHPAPSVKEPTLVDWLGAKGFLLSNLSGQSRAGIVHRLDKGTSGAIVVAKNNAAHAALSNQLSDKSMGRIYLALTDLPLKQNCIVERAIGRNPANRLKKAIVSSGRAAKSAFANLLFSEFDGPVQSKNAGVNLIAAKLFTGRTHQIRVHLASLNRHILGDALYGFKSEKDKIGRVMLHAYGLYFTHPRSGEQMSFVAPIWDDFSEILLSKFSKENIDEKIDFMGLSELFSHCDEWMCIL; from the coding sequence ATGACGGAAAAAGAGATCAAAATTTTAGACGGCGCGCAGGCTAGGGCGGACGCTTTTTTGGCTACCGAGCTAAACGTCGCTAGAAACCAAGCGCTAAATTTGATAAAAAGCGGACTAGTTAGCCTAAACGGCAAGCCGCTAAATAAGCCTTCTGTAAAGCTAAATTTGGGCGACATTTTGAGGATAAAATTTGAGCAAAGCGACCCTGAGACGACTAAATTTGAAGCGGAATTTGAAGTGCCGATCATCTACGAGGACGATGATTTGCTCGTGCTAAATAAACCAGCAAATTTAGTCGTCCATCCAGCTCCCAGCGTTAAGGAACCCACGCTTGTGGACTGGCTCGGTGCAAAGGGATTTTTGCTGTCAAATTTAAGCGGGCAAAGTAGGGCAGGTATCGTTCACAGGCTAGATAAGGGCACTAGCGGAGCTATCGTCGTAGCCAAAAATAACGCCGCTCACGCCGCGCTTTCAAATCAGCTAAGCGACAAAAGCATGGGGCGCATTTATCTAGCGCTAACCGATCTGCCGCTCAAGCAAAACTGCATCGTCGAGCGAGCTATCGGACGAAATCCCGCTAACCGCCTAAAAAAGGCGATAGTTTCAAGCGGCCGCGCGGCGAAAAGCGCCTTTGCGAATTTGCTTTTTAGCGAATTTGACGGCCCCGTGCAGAGCAAAAACGCGGGCGTAAATTTGATCGCGGCAAAGCTTTTTACAGGCAGAACTCATCAGATCAGAGTGCATCTAGCTAGCCTAAACCGCCATATTTTGGGCGATGCTTTATACGGTTTTAAGAGCGAAAAGGATAAAATCGGCCGAGTAATGCTTCACGCCTACGGGCTATATTTCACACATCCGCGCTCAGGCGAACAAATGAGCTTCGTCGCGCCTATTTGGGATGATTTTAGTGAAATTTTACTTAGCAAATTTAGCAAGGAGAATATAGATGAAAAGATTGATTTTATGGGGCTTAGCGAGCTCTTTAGCCATTGTGATGAGTGGATGTGTATCCTCTAG
- a CDS encoding fibronectin type III domain-containing protein: MKRLILWGLASSLAIVMSGCVSSSGPAQVNPNLPTVQSLKTISDMTEVGFEWTPTPTSNVAGYYLYRSNPNENNGKMKVVADIKDRFASHYVDANLAPETTYTYEMRTYNASKQISGPGMMVSATTKALMDSVPFVRALTNLPERVKLIWRPHPDLRVASYVVEKADINKENWRQIAEVKGRLNAEYIDDDVKPGRSYKYRVFVKTTSGTISKPSEIVDSTTKQLPSEVVNAQATQNVPKKIILTWDSVASDDFGYYKIYSTSSKIMPYTYLVKTTSNSYEDLINENGATRYYKITIVDKDGLESKKPSEPIIGMTLGAIDAPVVSSIVADSTAVKLTWNASDKARNFTVIRDGGGSEQKFTNISGNEFVDNSVAYGQKYSYKVIAVDEYGISSDASAKAEIAVE, translated from the coding sequence ATGAAAAGATTGATTTTATGGGGCTTAGCGAGCTCTTTAGCCATTGTGATGAGTGGATGTGTATCCTCTAGCGGCCCTGCGCAAGTAAATCCGAATTTGCCGACCGTCCAGAGCCTAAAAACTATAAGCGATATGACCGAAGTGGGCTTTGAGTGGACTCCGACTCCGACATCAAACGTCGCGGGCTACTATCTATACCGCTCAAATCCAAACGAAAATAACGGCAAAATGAAGGTCGTAGCCGACATAAAAGACCGCTTTGCCAGCCACTACGTGGATGCAAATTTGGCTCCCGAGACGACCTATACCTACGAGATGAGAACGTATAACGCGAGTAAGCAAATTTCAGGCCCCGGTATGATGGTTAGCGCCACAACCAAGGCGCTTATGGATTCCGTGCCTTTTGTTAGAGCGCTTACGAATTTACCAGAGCGCGTGAAACTCATCTGGAGACCGCATCCAGACCTTCGCGTGGCGTCTTACGTCGTCGAAAAAGCCGATATAAATAAAGAAAACTGGAGACAAATCGCCGAGGTAAAAGGCAGACTAAACGCCGAGTATATCGATGACGACGTGAAGCCTGGCAGAAGCTATAAATATAGAGTTTTCGTAAAAACTACTAGCGGAACGATCTCAAAACCTAGCGAGATCGTGGACTCCACGACAAAGCAGCTGCCAAGCGAGGTCGTAAACGCGCAGGCTACTCAAAATGTGCCTAAAAAGATTATTTTGACATGGGACAGCGTGGCTAGCGACGATTTTGGCTACTATAAAATTTACAGCACGTCAAGCAAAATTATGCCATACACCTATCTCGTCAAAACCACGTCAAACAGCTACGAGGATCTCATAAACGAAAACGGCGCGACTAGATACTATAAAATCACCATCGTCGATAAAGACGGCCTAGAGTCTAAAAAGCCTAGCGAGCCTATCATCGGTATGACGCTAGGAGCTATCGACGCGCCGGTCGTATCCTCTATCGTAGCCGACAGCACGGCGGTTAAGCTCACGTGGAATGCCTCTGATAAGGCTAGAAACTTTACCGTTATAAGAGACGGCGGAGGAAGCGAGCAGAAATTTACAAATATAAGCGGCAATGAATTTGTCGATAATAGCGTTGCTTACGGGCAAAAATATAGCTATAAAGTGATCGCCGTAGATGAATACGGCATAAGCTCCGACGCTTCTGCTAAAGCCGAGATAGCCGTCGAATAA
- the trmB gene encoding tRNA (guanosine(46)-N7)-methyltransferase TrmB: MPNFIAKNVNFTPKDCGEISFFWEARGRQGVSLIYTKSSSEEFFITLKKRESDWVVKGEKLTKPAKIGLLQNALVKFKELYCDQILSEAIAVKNTRLTQKDSAIFSVGELLENLNQSEFDSKFIEIGFGSGRHLLFQAENNPNTLVIGIEVYKPSLEQVAKLAKAKNLNNVMLVNCDARLLLSLVESNFIDKIFLHFPVPWDDAPHRRVASAKFALECERTLKVGGKFELRTDSREYADFTLAQILDLSDADVQIYKNRDLKVSSKYEDRWKRHQKDIYDVIFTCEKQSEPRTGQGELKFENGYDVSKISAKFSNQTIKEDDFFLHLEEKYEKNDGEILIRAAFGAFNAPEHCYVLLGEKGAEYFIKKPLVTAENLKAHLALKEYLADAKNN; encoded by the coding sequence ATGCCCAATTTTATAGCTAAAAACGTAAATTTTACTCCAAAAGATTGCGGCGAGATAAGCTTTTTTTGGGAGGCTCGCGGCAGGCAGGGCGTAAGCCTTATTTATACTAAAAGCTCTAGCGAGGAGTTTTTTATCACGCTAAAAAAGCGTGAAAGCGACTGGGTCGTAAAGGGCGAAAAGCTAACAAAGCCTGCCAAAATAGGGCTTTTGCAAAATGCTTTGGTTAAATTTAAAGAGCTTTATTGCGATCAAATTTTAAGCGAAGCTATCGCGGTAAAAAACACGCGCCTAACGCAAAAAGACTCGGCGATCTTTAGCGTGGGCGAGTTGCTTGAGAATTTAAATCAGAGCGAATTTGATAGCAAATTTATCGAGATTGGATTTGGTTCGGGCAGGCATTTGCTATTTCAGGCGGAAAATAACCCAAATACGCTAGTTATCGGCATCGAGGTCTACAAGCCCTCGCTCGAGCAAGTCGCAAAGCTGGCAAAAGCTAAAAATCTAAACAACGTCATGCTCGTAAACTGCGACGCGAGACTGCTTTTATCGCTTGTGGAGTCAAATTTTATAGATAAAATTTTCCTTCATTTTCCTGTGCCTTGGGACGATGCTCCTCATAGGCGCGTGGCGTCGGCTAAATTTGCCCTGGAGTGCGAGCGAACGCTAAAAGTGGGCGGCAAATTTGAGCTGCGAACCGATAGCCGCGAGTATGCAGACTTTACTTTGGCTCAAATTTTAGATCTAAGCGACGCCGACGTGCAAATTTACAAAAACCGCGATCTAAAAGTAAGCAGCAAATATGAAGACCGCTGGAAAAGGCACCAAAAAGATATTTACGACGTTATCTTTACCTGCGAAAAGCAAAGCGAACCAAGGACAGGTCAAGGCGAGCTAAAATTTGAAAACGGCTACGATGTGAGCAAGATCTCGGCTAAATTTAGCAATCAAACGATAAAAGAGGATGATTTTTTCTTGCATTTAGAGGAAAAATACGAAAAAAATGACGGCGAAATTTTGATTCGCGCTGCGTTTGGCGCATTTAACGCGCCCGAGCACTGTTATGTTTTGCTCGGCGAAAAAGGCGCGGAATATTTTATAAAAAAGCCGCTCGTTACGGCTGAAAATTTAAAGGCGCATCTTGCGTTGAAGGAGTATTTGGCGGATGCAAAAAATAATTAG
- a CDS encoding cell division ATP-binding protein FtsE, with translation MQKIISASGLCLGYEGCEKLITDAKFDIYANDFVFITGQSGSGKSTLLKSFYGEIKPSAGSLNVCLTDMMNLGGQNLDKLRQRIGVVFQNYRLISEWNIEKNVMLPLMIKGLSANVCKNQATKLLKHVNLLHRAHKYPNELSGGEQQRAAMARALAHNPNLLLCDEPTGSLDEYSSDVIWGLLRSAKEFLGTCIVVVTHRVPSSLRVPYRHLAIENGRLYEIL, from the coding sequence ATGCAAAAAATAATTAGCGCAAGCGGGCTTTGCCTAGGATACGAGGGCTGCGAAAAGCTCATAACGGACGCGAAATTTGACATTTACGCCAATGATTTCGTTTTTATCACCGGGCAAAGCGGCAGCGGCAAATCAACGCTTTTAAAATCTTTTTACGGCGAGATAAAACCGAGTGCTGGCTCGCTAAACGTCTGCCTAACCGATATGATGAATCTTGGCGGGCAAAATCTAGATAAACTAAGGCAGCGCATCGGCGTGGTTTTTCAAAACTACCGCTTGATAAGCGAGTGGAACATCGAAAAAAACGTGATGCTGCCGCTAATGATAAAAGGCCTTAGCGCTAACGTTTGTAAAAATCAGGCGACCAAGCTTTTAAAGCATGTAAATTTGCTCCACAGAGCGCACAAATATCCAAATGAGCTAAGCGGCGGCGAACAGCAGCGAGCCGCGATGGCTAGGGCGCTCGCGCATAATCCAAATTTGCTACTTTGCGACGAGCCGACGGGTAGCCTCGATGAATACTCAAGCGACGTTATCTGGGGGCTTTTGCGCTCGGCTAAGGAGTTTTTAGGTACCTGCATCGTGGTCGTCACGCACAGGGTGCCAAGCTCGCTAAGAGTGCCCTACAGACATCTTGCTATAGAAAATGGACGCCTATATGAAATTCTTTAA
- a CDS encoding cell division protein FtsX — MKFFKNHLSTIIPLMALLVGIQFILLVGRVVDEYESVMNKDYNIIIVSQNELNATDVKPLVHTFESLEPLSSKPVLEKLSKDISSKNIAILQNALPKFYSLKLNAFPSTQYMQEIKDKISKINGVSKVETFSKTHDKIYKIMQLIKNISAIFSGLIGLIGLMLIAKQMRIWLYEHKERIEIMTLLGAPSWLKSGALYKNALFDSFIATVLVAVFYIILPDLQPVKEVAADLNINLPAIDLFYEGGVLLGVSLAISFFAVYFVTRKATAI, encoded by the coding sequence ATGAAATTCTTTAAAAACCACTTAAGCACTATAATTCCGCTTATGGCGTTACTCGTGGGCATTCAGTTTATATTGCTAGTCGGGCGAGTGGTGGACGAGTATGAGTCCGTGATGAACAAAGACTATAACATTATAATCGTAAGTCAAAACGAGCTAAACGCTACCGACGTAAAGCCGCTCGTTCATACGTTTGAATCTCTTGAACCGCTTAGTTCAAAGCCCGTACTAGAGAAGCTCTCTAAAGATATTTCATCAAAAAATATCGCCATTTTGCAAAATGCGTTGCCTAAATTTTACTCGCTAAAGCTAAATGCCTTTCCAAGCACCCAATATATGCAAGAGATAAAGGATAAAATTTCAAAGATTAACGGCGTGAGCAAGGTGGAGACCTTTTCAAAAACGCATGATAAAATTTATAAAATCATGCAGCTTATTAAAAATATTTCGGCGATATTTTCGGGGCTAATCGGGCTAATCGGGCTTATGCTCATCGCAAAACAGATGCGAATTTGGCTATACGAGCACAAGGAGCGCATCGAGATAATGACGCTACTGGGCGCTCCGTCGTGGCTAAAATCGGGCGCGTTATACAAAAACGCGCTGTTTGATTCGTTTATAGCGACCGTTTTGGTGGCGGTTTTTTACATTATCTTGCCGGATTTGCAGCCCGTTAAAGAGGTCGCTGCGGATCTAAATATAAATCTGCCGGCAATAGATCTGTTTTACGAGGGCGGAGTACTGCTGGGCGTTTCGCTTGCGATTAGTTTTTTTGCCGTTTATTTCGTGACTAGAAAAGCAACGGCGATATGA